The Pseudomonas sp. TH06 genome contains the following window.
ATCAACCCATAATCCAGGTCAGCTCAACTGGGGTGTATCAACCACTTTCCTGCGCTCCCGAACCCCACGCACCACCAGATACAACAACGGCCCGATCGACACAAAAACCGCCGTCAGCAGCAGATAAGGGACCACCGACCAAAACGTCTGCCCACGCGACCGGGCATCCTTGACCATCCACACTCCGGCCAGCGTCGCCAGCAGATACAGATCAATCACCACCTGAGCGGTATCGGGCCGCGACATCAGGCTGATGCCGAAGTCGATCAACGACTGTTCAGCCTGGAGCATGACCGAAACGGTGTAACCGCTAAAAGCCAGGAGTGCGGTGAGGGGCAGGGCGATCGACATCATGCGTTCATTCCTTGAAGTGACGAGCAGAATCGCCAGCCTAACGTGACTCGGCAAAATTGGCCATTGACTTGCCAGCAAGGCTCGGGCTAATTTCCAGCCCATGACTTCCACCGTATTGCGCTGCCAGCCAAGCATTATTACCGCCATTCCTCATTTGGCG
Protein-coding sequences here:
- a CDS encoding DUF2834 domain-containing protein, yielding MMSIALPLTALLAFSGYTVSVMLQAEQSLIDFGISLMSRPDTAQVVIDLYLLATLAGVWMVKDARSRGQTFWSVVPYLLLTAVFVSIGPLLYLVVRGVRERRKVVDTPQLS